One genomic segment of Alternaria dauci strain A2016 chromosome 8, whole genome shotgun sequence includes these proteins:
- a CDS encoding 60S ribosomal protein eL33: protein MSADNKSHRLYVKGKHISYQRGKRNTNPGTSLLKLEGVDDVKAAQWYAGKRVAYVYRAQRAIQGSKIRVIWGKVTRPHGNSGVVRAKFKNNLPPKSFGASVRVMLYPSSI from the exons ATGTCTGCCGATAACAAGTCCCACCGCCTTTACGTCAAGGGCAAGCACATCAGCTACCAGCGCGGCAAG AGGAACACCAACCCCGGAACTTCTCTGCTCAAGCTCGAGGGTGTCGACGATGTCAAGGCAGCTCAGTGGT ACGCTGGCAAGAGGGTAGCCTACGTCTACCGCGCACAACGGGCGATCCAAGGCTCCAAGATCCGCGTCATCTGG GGCAAGGTCACCCGCCCCCACGGCAACTCCGGTGTCGTCCGCGCCAAGTTCAAGAACAACCTCCCTCCCAAGTCCTTCGGTGCCTCCGTCCGCGTCATGCTTTACCCTTCTTCGATATAA